Proteins from one Patescibacteria group bacterium genomic window:
- the prfB gene encoding peptide chain release factor 2 (programmed frameshift), with amino-acid sequence MEDLIKEIKNLSSKIEEQGGFFDLEKKEIEKKKLEYEMREPDFWRDRQRAENKSRRFEELKEEIETWNNIKKENKTLLELANESLKEEDFSIKNEIEDKLLKLKEKFNELEFFILLSEKYDKNNAIISIHAGAGGVDAQDWAGMLLRMYLRYCQKKGWSVKIHDKSVGSEAGIKSVTFAISGSYAFGFLKSENGVHRLVRISPFDAEKMRHTSFALVEVIPELEKDAEVEIKDKNIRIDTFMASGHGGQSVNKTDSAVRITHLPTKITVSCQNERSQRQNKENALKILKSRLHQISEKQRQQKKEELRGEYHEAAWGNQIRSYVLHPYQMVKDHRTDYEQSNIEEILDGEIDKFIEYYLRKK; translated from the exons ATGGAAGACTTAATTAAAGAAATAAAGAATCTTAGCTCAAAAATAGAA GAGCAAGGGGGTTTCTTTGACTTAGAAAAAAAGGAAATAGAAAAGAAAAAACTGGAGTATGAAATGAGAGAGCCGGATTTTTGGCGGGATCGCCAAAGGGCCGAAAACAAAAGTCGTCGTTTTGAAGAGCTTAAGGAAGAAATTGAAACTTGGAATAATATAAAAAAAGAAAATAAAACTCTTCTGGAGCTAGCCAATGAATCATTAAAAGAGGAAGATTTTTCTATAAAAAATGAGATTGAAGATAAGCTGTTAAAATTAAAGGAAAAATTTAATGAACTTGAATTTTTTATTTTATTAAGCGAAAAATACGATAAAAATAATGCTATTATTTCTATTCACGCCGGAGCTGGTGGTGTTGATGCTCAAGACTGGGCTGGTATGCTACTTAGAATGTACCTGCGTTATTGTCAAAAAAAAGGCTGGTCTGTAAAAATTCACGATAAATCTGTTGGCTCGGAAGCTGGTATAAAAAGCGTTACTTTTGCAATTTCTGGCTCTTATGCTTTCGGATTTTTAAAATCAGAAAATGGTGTTCACCGCCTGGTACGTATATCTCCTTTTGACGCCGAGAAAATGAGACACACCTCTTTTGCCTTGGTAGAGGTAATCCCTGAATTGGAAAAAGATGCCGAAGTGGAAATAAAGGACAAAAATATAAGAATAGATACTTTTATGGCTTCAGGTCACGGGGGGCAGTCAGTTAATAAAACAGATTCAGCGGTTCGAATAACTCATTTACCGACAAAAATTACTGTGAGTTGCCAGAATGAAAGGTCTCAGAGACAAAATAAAGAAAATGCCTTAAAAATATTAAAAAGTCGGCTCCATCAAATTTCCGAAAAACAAAGACAGCAGAAAAAAGAAGAATTACGGGGTGAGTATCATGAAGCGGCCTGGGGCAACCAAATTCGCTCTTATGTTCTTCATCCTTATCAAATGGTTAAAGATCACCGTACTGATTATGAACAGTCAAATATAGAAGAAATTTTAGACGGTGAAATTGATAAATTTATTGAATATTATCTGAGAAAAAAATAA
- a CDS encoding trypsin-like peptidase domain-containing protein, which translates to MGLEKNNKKSIASIILISVLISFLIGGTSGAFFGYMASEGKLGSWLKKNLLGQETSQESFQNIDTSTIEVEENSATIKAVEKINSAVVSIVGTKDYSKYFQDDNLSPFDYFFYSYPFSIPEGKQQVSGGTGFIISSEGIILTNKHVVSDSETEYSVVLNNGHKYDAEVLAKDPTNDLAFLKIEANDLSVAELGDSSSLEIGQTAIAIGNALGEYRNTVTKGIISGLSREITASSYTGATETLNNTIQTDAAINPGNSGGPLINLAGQVIGVNTAISQEGQLLGFAIPINEAKKDIESIKEKGKIVRPYLGVRYVIINESLKKANNLSVDYGALLVKGSTSDELAVVPGSPADKAGLEENDIILEFAGTKVNEDNTLAELILEKNPEDQIEMKILHDGQEKNLMATLGQWSEE; encoded by the coding sequence ATGGGATTAGAAAAAAATAATAAAAAATCAATTGCCAGTATTATCTTAATTAGTGTGCTTATTAGTTTTTTAATTGGCGGCACTTCGGGGGCCTTTTTTGGCTATATGGCTTCTGAGGGAAAACTTGGTTCATGGTTAAAAAAGAATTTATTAGGTCAGGAAACCTCTCAAGAAAGCTTTCAAAATATAGACACTTCGACCATAGAAGTTGAGGAAAATTCCGCTACTATTAAAGCGGTAGAAAAAATAAACTCAGCGGTAGTAAGTATTGTTGGTACTAAGGATTATTCTAAATATTTTCAGGATGATAATCTTTCTCCTTTTGATTACTTTTTTTACAGTTACCCTTTTTCTATACCTGAGGGCAAGCAGCAGGTTTCCGGGGGTACTGGTTTTATTATTTCCAGTGAGGGAATTATTTTAACTAACAAACATGTTGTTTCTGATTCAGAAACCGAATATTCGGTAGTTTTGAATAATGGCCATAAATATGATGCTGAAGTTTTAGCTAAAGATCCAACTAATGATTTGGCTTTTTTGAAAATTGAAGCCAATGATTTATCAGTGGCTGAATTAGGTGACTCTAGCTCTTTAGAAATCGGTCAGACAGCTATTGCTATTGGTAATGCCTTGGGTGAATACCGTAATACGGTGACCAAGGGCATTATTTCTGGTTTATCTAGAGAAATTACGGCCTCGAGTTATACTGGTGCTACAGAAACTTTAAATAATACTATTCAAACTGATGCGGCCATTAATCCCGGCAATTCAGGCGGGCCTTTGATAAACTTAGCTGGACAGGTCATTGGTGTAAACACCGCTATTTCTCAAGAAGGACAGCTGCTTGGCTTTGCTATACCGATAAATGAAGCTAAGAAAGATATTGAAAGTATAAAAGAAAAAGGCAAAATTGTTCGCCCTTATCTCGGGGTGAGATATGTTATTATTAATGAAAGCCTTAAAAAGGCTAATAATTTAAGTGTTGATTATGGCGCTCTCTTGGTTAAGGGCTCTACTTCTGATGAATTAGCTGTGGTGCCTGGCAGTCCAGCTGATAAAGCTGGTCTGGAAGAGAATGATATTATTTTAGAGTTTGCCGGCACCAAAGTTAATGAAGATAATACTTTAGCTGAGTTAATTTTAGAAAAAAATCCGGAAGATCAAATAGAAATGAAAATTTTGCATGATGGCCAAGAAAAAAACTTAATGGCCACATTAGGCCAGTGGTCGGAAGAATAA
- a CDS encoding MGMT family protein: MGTVFEENIWNLCQKIPQGKVTTYKLLAKAAGHSRASRSVDNTLNKNNFLVKIPCHRVVKSNGSVGNYVKGKEAKKRLL; the protein is encoded by the coding sequence GTGGGTACAGTCTTTGAAGAAAATATTTGGAATTTATGTCAGAAAATTCCTCAAGGTAAAGTAACCACTTATAAATTATTAGCCAAGGCTGCTGGTCATTCAAGGGCTAGCCGGAGTGTTGATAATACTTTAAATAAAAACAATTTTCTAGTAAAAATTCCCTGTCATCGTGTAGTAAAATCTAACGGCTCGGTTGGAAATTATGTTAAAGGTAAAGAAGCCAAAAAAAGACTTCTTTGA
- a CDS encoding polysaccharide deacetylase family protein, with protein sequence MGDLQKYQKYRMKKESSGSKVFKFVLWLIIIVVFIWILKGCFGGEKKSVNTNTANENVNAASNLNDNINSNNKTNLNLNTNTNLEPVSTNFDLENCTAVFSRGQDRQEVVLTFNSASSIDNLSEIIDILKSNSVPGSFFITGEVIEENSNDINNLVNQGFGVYNLSYDYSHLADLSSEEIAEELEKTEEALQEATGASTKPFFRPPYGETGGEVFDTALEEGYCTVTWTVDAFDWDTDQTAQEAQSRVLDSLKEGTIVVMQVGTDLVPQFLPDLINEVKNKGYQFVDLPTVLTP encoded by the coding sequence ATGGGTGATTTACAAAAATATCAGAAATACCGTATGAAAAAAGAATCTTCTGGTTCAAAAGTTTTTAAATTTGTTCTTTGGTTGATAATTATTGTTGTTTTTATTTGGATATTAAAAGGATGTTTTGGCGGTGAGAAAAAATCAGTTAATACTAATACAGCTAATGAAAATGTAAATGCGGCCAGTAATTTAAACGACAATATTAACAGTAATAATAAGACTAACTTAAATCTTAATACTAATACTAATTTGGAACCGGTTAGCACAAATTTTGATTTAGAAAATTGTACGGCGGTTTTTTCCCGAGGTCAAGATCGTCAGGAAGTAGTCCTAACTTTTAATAGTGCTTCCAGTATTGACAACCTCTCTGAAATAATTGATATATTAAAGTCTAATTCAGTACCAGGTAGCTTTTTTATAACTGGTGAGGTCATTGAAGAAAATAGCAATGATATTAATAATCTAGTCAATCAAGGATTTGGCGTTTATAATTTAAGTTATGATTATTCACATTTGGCTGATCTTTCTTCTGAGGAAATTGCCGAGGAATTAGAAAAAACAGAAGAAGCTCTTCAGGAAGCAACTGGAGCCAGCACTAAACCCTTTTTCCGGCCACCCTATGGAGAAACCGGGGGAGAAGTTTTTGACACAGCTCTGGAGGAAGGTTATTGTACGGTTACCTGGACAGTGGATGCCTTTGACTGGGATACTGATCAGACAGCCCAAGAGGCTCAGTCACGAGTGTTGGATAGTTTAAAAGAAGGGACTATTGTGGTCATGCAGGTGGGCACAGATTTGGTACCGCAGTTTTTACCGGATTTAATTAATGAAGTAAAAAATAAGGGTTATCAATTTGTTGATTTGCCGACAGTATTAACTCCTTAA
- a CDS encoding DUF6580 family putative transport protein, which produces MKKKTIEILPYFLVILAVGLRILAFYKIINLPPNFAPIGAVALFSGVYLSRKYAILIPLAVLAISDYFIGFYNIGVLLTVWGSFALIGLFGLYLRKRKNIATIITGTLASSILFFLTTNFAVWAASGWYAKTWSGLGQSYFMALPFFRNTLLGDLFFVFVLFGSYELVLYLVRNKAYKRKLA; this is translated from the coding sequence ATGAAAAAAAAGACTATAGAAATATTACCTTATTTTTTAGTGATTTTAGCGGTAGGCTTAAGAATTTTGGCTTTTTACAAAATTATTAACTTACCCCCGAATTTTGCGCCGATAGGGGCTGTAGCCTTATTTAGCGGGGTTTATTTAAGCCGAAAATACGCTATATTAATTCCATTAGCTGTTTTAGCGATTAGTGATTATTTTATTGGTTTTTATAATATAGGAGTTTTACTGACGGTTTGGGGTAGCTTTGCTTTGATTGGATTATTTGGCTTATATTTGCGGAAAAGAAAGAATATTGCCACAATAATTACTGGTACTTTAGCTTCTTCAATTTTGTTTTTTTTAACTACTAATTTTGCGGTCTGGGCGGCCAGTGGGTGGTATGCTAAAACCTGGTCTGGTTTGGGACAAAGTTATTTTATGGCCTTACCTTTCTTTAGAAATACTCTTTTAGGAGACTTATTTTTTGTTTTTGTTCTTTTTGGCAGCTATGAATTAGTTTTGTATTTAGTTAGAAACAAAGCTTATAAAAGAAAATTAGCTTAA
- a CDS encoding DUF4430 domain-containing protein — protein MKERKLYLSLFILVAVLSGIIFGAQTVSTYQALDKLGLEGDIAGAESIMARRRAFLAINYEDKEKELISTFSKGETVFDVLEKADKDELLDITIEESDFGVLIKEIDGYKNGEKNKYWMYYVNGEMPMVGVDSFELSAGDEVEFKFEKSSF, from the coding sequence ATGAAAGAAAGAAAACTTTATTTAAGTTTATTTATTCTGGTGGCCGTTTTGTCAGGTATTATTTTTGGGGCCCAGACGGTCAGTACTTACCAGGCTTTAGATAAATTAGGACTAGAAGGGGATATAGCTGGCGCTGAAAGTATCATGGCCAGGCGCCGGGCTTTTTTAGCTATTAATTATGAGGATAAAGAAAAGGAATTAATCTCGACTTTTAGTAAAGGAGAAACAGTATTTGATGTCTTAGAAAAAGCTGATAAAGATGAATTGTTGGATATAACTATTGAAGAGTCTGATTTTGGAGTTTTAATTAAAGAAATAGATGGTTATAAAAATGGTGAAAAAAATAAATACTGGATGTATTATGTAAATGGTGAAATGCCTATGGTCGGAGTAGACTCTTTTGAGCTGTCGGCTGGCGATGAAGTAGAATTTAAATTTGAAAAAAGTTCTTTCTAG
- a CDS encoding cob(I)yrinic acid a,c-diamide adenosyltransferase produces MIQVYTGEGKGKTTAALGLALRALGAGFRVLIIQFMKKGDYSEIKALKKFNNLEIKQFGSHKFIDKSKIKKEDFERAEKGLAYAIKKIKNKKYNLVILDEINVALDFGLIKKDRLIKFLKNNSLSTEIVLTGRNAHDKIIKLADLVTIMNKNKHYFDQGLKARKGIEY; encoded by the coding sequence ATGATTCAAGTTTATACGGGAGAAGGTAAGGGAAAAACTACAGCTGCTTTAGGCTTAGCTTTAAGGGCCTTAGGAGCTGGTTTTCGAGTCCTGATTATACAGTTTATGAAAAAAGGAGATTATAGTGAAATTAAGGCCTTAAAAAAATTTAATAATTTAGAAATTAAACAATTTGGTAGCCATAAATTTATTGATAAGAGCAAAATAAAAAAAGAAGATTTTGAAAGAGCCGAAAAAGGCTTGGCCTATGCCATTAAAAAAATTAAAAATAAAAAATATAATTTAGTAATATTAGATGAAATTAATGTGGCCCTTGATTTTGGTTTAATAAAAAAAGATAGACTCATTAAGTTTTTAAAAAATAATTCTTTATCCACAGAGATTGTTTTGACGGGAAGAAACGCTCATGATAAAATTATTAAGCTAGCAGATTTGGTAACTATCATGAATAAAAACAAGCATTATTTTGACCAGGGATTAAAAGCAAGAAAAGGTATTGAATATTAA
- a CDS encoding vitamin B12-dependent ribonucleotide reductase — MEASIFKKNKLKKIKKRDGRIVDFDRKNIAEAIFKCSKAIGKSNKSLSKRLATTVTTILQERLSESEIPTVEGVQDIVEEVLIRDRQAEIAKAYIIYRQKHKNIREAKLMLKGYKVKVKSTPNAMTVLQKRYLRKDAEGHVTETPSGMFKRVGNNIAYADKLYKTLYHQEVDVEQTAKKFYDMMSNFEFLPNSPTLMNAGKDLQQLSACFVLPVDDSISGIFETIKNTAIIHQSGGGTGFSFSRLRPDGDLVKSTGGIASGPISFMKVFNASTEAIKQGGTRRGANMAILKVDHPDILEFITAKENEGELANFNISVAVTDKFMKAVEKNKDYELINPRSKLVVSKLSARKIFDLIVTMAWKNGEPGIIFIDRINEKNPTPEQGEIESTNPCGEQPLLPYESCNLGSINLSKMVKDKKIDFDKLAKTVEKAVHFLDNVIDMSRYPLDKIEEIVEKNRKVGLGVMGFADMLIQLEIPYNSSEALKTGEKVMKFITKKAREASKELAKIRGAFPAFAKSIYNDKKGEKVRNATLTTIAPTGTISIIAGCSSGIEPLFAISYVRRNLLDEGDELVEVNPSFEKIAKEEGFYSDNLMKRIAEKGTIQDFSEIPDKVKKVFVTAHDITPEEHIKMQAAFQKYTDNAVSKTVNFPHSATTEDVEEVYLKAFKADCKGVTIYRDRSREAQVLNIEAGEKNKDKNEEEIGQETTKQEVKISKIVDKTKCPECGATMEIKEGCKTCPHCGWSACSLG, encoded by the coding sequence ATGGAAGCTTCAATTTTTAAGAAAAATAAATTAAAAAAAATAAAAAAACGCGACGGCCGCATCGTTGATTTTGATCGAAAAAATATTGCCGAGGCTATTTTTAAATGTTCTAAAGCGATTGGTAAAAGTAATAAAAGTCTTTCCAAGCGCTTGGCTACTACAGTAACTACTATTTTACAGGAAAGGTTATCAGAAAGTGAAATTCCGACTGTGGAAGGTGTTCAGGATATAGTGGAAGAGGTATTAATAAGAGATCGTCAAGCAGAAATTGCTAAAGCTTATATTATTTATCGTCAAAAGCATAAAAATATAAGAGAAGCCAAGCTAATGTTAAAAGGGTATAAGGTAAAGGTTAAGTCAACGCCTAATGCTATGACAGTTTTGCAAAAGAGGTATTTACGCAAAGACGCTGAGGGTCATGTCACAGAAACACCTTCGGGTATGTTTAAAAGGGTGGGTAATAATATTGCTTATGCTGATAAACTTTATAAAACTCTTTATCATCAGGAAGTTGATGTTGAGCAGACAGCCAAGAAATTCTATGACATGATGAGTAATTTTGAATTTTTACCTAATTCGCCGACTTTAATGAATGCGGGCAAAGATCTGCAACAGCTTTCAGCCTGCTTTGTTTTGCCAGTTGATGATTCGATCAGCGGTATTTTTGAAACCATTAAAAATACGGCTATTATTCATCAGTCAGGCGGCGGCACGGGATTTTCTTTTTCTCGTCTTCGCCCGGACGGTGATCTGGTAAAAAGCACGGGTGGTATTGCCTCAGGACCGATTTCTTTTATGAAAGTTTTTAATGCTTCTACCGAGGCTATAAAACAAGGGGGCACTCGAAGAGGAGCAAATATGGCTATATTAAAAGTAGACCATCCGGATATTTTGGAATTTATTACCGCTAAGGAGAATGAAGGCGAGTTGGCTAATTTTAATATTTCTGTAGCTGTTACTGATAAATTTATGAAAGCGGTAGAAAAAAATAAAGATTATGAATTAATTAATCCGCGTAGCAAATTAGTAGTTTCAAAACTTTCCGCCAGAAAAATTTTCGATTTAATTGTGACTATGGCTTGGAAGAACGGTGAACCGGGCATTATTTTTATTGATCGTATCAATGAAAAAAATCCAACGCCTGAACAGGGAGAGATTGAATCAACTAATCCTTGTGGTGAACAACCCCTTTTGCCTTATGAATCCTGTAATCTTGGCTCAATTAATTTATCTAAAATGGTTAAAGATAAAAAAATTGATTTTGATAAATTAGCTAAAACTGTTGAAAAAGCGGTTCATTTTCTGGATAACGTTATTGATATGAGTCGGTATCCTTTGGATAAAATTGAAGAAATAGTGGAGAAAAATCGAAAAGTAGGCTTAGGAGTAATGGGTTTTGCTGATATGTTAATTCAGCTGGAAATACCTTATAATTCTTCAGAAGCTTTAAAAACAGGAGAAAAGGTTATGAAATTTATCACTAAAAAAGCTCGAGAAGCTTCAAAGGAACTGGCAAAAATTAGAGGAGCTTTTCCAGCCTTTGCCAAGAGTATTTATAATGATAAAAAAGGAGAAAAAGTGCGTAATGCTACTTTAACTACCATTGCTCCAACCGGCACTATTTCTATTATCGCTGGCTGTTCTTCTGGTATTGAACCACTTTTTGCTATTTCTTATGTCAGGAGAAATTTACTGGATGAAGGTGATGAATTGGTTGAAGTTAATCCTAGTTTTGAAAAAATAGCTAAGGAAGAAGGCTTTTATTCAGATAATTTAATGAAAAGAATTGCTGAAAAGGGCACTATTCAGGATTTTTCTGAGATACCGGATAAGGTAAAAAAAGTTTTTGTTACGGCTCATGATATTACTCCGGAAGAGCATATAAAAATGCAAGCCGCTTTTCAAAAATACACTGATAACGCTGTTTCTAAGACGGTTAATTTTCCTCACTCAGCTACCACTGAAGATGTAGAAGAGGTTTATCTCAAGGCTTTTAAAGCAGATTGTAAAGGAGTAACGATTTATAGAGATCGTTCAAGAGAAGCCCAGGTTCTAAATATAGAAGCCGGTGAAAAGAATAAAGATAAAAATGAAGAAGAAATTGGTCAGGAGACTACCAAGCAGGAAGTTAAAATATCAAAAATAGTGGATAAAACAAAATGCCCCGAGTGTGGAGCCACTATGGAAATTAAAGAAGGCTGTAAAACCTGCCCGCACTGTGGTTGGTCAGCCTGTTCATTAGGCTAA
- the ftsZ gene encoding cell division protein FtsZ: protein MSNKKKRKNNSMEVKPEVETFAKIKVLGVGGSGGAAIKRMIDSRIRGIEFTAINTDAQALHHSNAPHKIHIGKTTTRGLGAGMDPELGQASAEESQDEIHDSLKGSDMVFITCGLGGGTGTGAAPIIAEIARDAGALTVAVVTKPFSFEGAQRMQIAEGGLDNLTDKVDTLITIPNDRLLQIIDKKTSLLDSFKVVDNVLKQGVQGIADLITVPGLINVDFADVKSIMENTGSALMGIGEASGENRAVDAAKAAIDSPLLELSIDGARGILFTVTGGPNLSMYEVNEAARVITGSADPEAKIIFGSVLDDSLGDEIKITVIATGFGKGSSSSVKKVERNTISPFEEKPGNEPPKPQTQQIQQNQQKNFYKEEEKNKKPQEKVPKKTKEEEELEIPAFIRKKMM, encoded by the coding sequence ATGAGCAATAAAAAAAAGAGAAAAAATAATTCTATGGAAGTAAAGCCGGAAGTGGAGACTTTTGCTAAAATTAAAGTTTTAGGTGTTGGTGGATCTGGTGGAGCGGCTATAAAAAGAATGATTGATTCCAGAATTAGGGGCATTGAATTTACAGCCATTAATACTGATGCTCAAGCTCTTCATCATTCCAACGCTCCTCACAAGATACATATTGGTAAAACCACTACCCGAGGTCTAGGAGCCGGTATGGATCCGGAATTAGGCCAGGCTAGCGCTGAGGAAAGCCAGGATGAAATTCACGACTCTTTAAAAGGCTCGGATATGGTTTTTATTACCTGTGGTTTAGGCGGCGGCACTGGCACTGGAGCGGCTCCGATTATTGCTGAAATAGCGCGAGACGCCGGGGCTTTAACAGTGGCCGTGGTGACCAAACCTTTTTCTTTTGAAGGTGCTCAAAGAATGCAGATTGCTGAAGGGGGACTGGATAATTTGACTGATAAAGTAGATACTTTGATTACTATACCTAATGACCGTTTATTACAAATTATTGATAAAAAAACCAGCCTGCTTGATTCTTTTAAAGTGGTAGATAATGTTTTAAAACAGGGTGTTCAAGGTATTGCGGATTTGATTACCGTGCCTGGCTTAATTAATGTTGACTTTGCTGACGTTAAATCTATTATGGAAAATACCGGTTCAGCTCTTATGGGTATTGGTGAGGCTTCTGGTGAAAATAGAGCAGTTGACGCGGCTAAGGCGGCTATTGACAGCCCGCTTTTAGAACTTTCTATTGATGGAGCTAGGGGTATACTCTTTACAGTCACTGGAGGGCCTAATTTAAGTATGTATGAAGTTAATGAAGCAGCCCGGGTAATTACTGGTTCCGCTGATCCGGAGGCAAAAATTATTTTTGGTTCAGTATTAGATGATTCTTTAGGAGACGAAATTAAGATAACAGTTATTGCTACTGGTTTTGGTAAAGGTTCCTCTTCCTCAGTAAAGAAAGTGGAAAGAAATACCATTAGTCCTTTTGAAGAAAAACCGGGAAACGAACCGCCAAAACCACAAACTCAACAAATTCAACAAAACCAACAAAAAAACTTTTATAAAGAAGAAGAAAAGAATAAAAAGCCTCAAGAAAAAGTTCCTAAAAAAACAAAAGAAGAGGAAGAATTAGAAATACCAGCCTTTATCAGAAAAAAAATGATGTAA
- the ftsA gene encoding cell division protein FtsA has product MAKEEIITGLDIGSSYIRAVVGQKNPNDEKLHIMGLASQPSEGVSKGVVTSIEETVSSISQCLEKVERMTGIPAENAFVGISGSHINSQDSHGVIAVAKADGEIKEEDVERVVEAAQAVATPPNFEILHVIPRSFTVDNQKGIKDPVGMTGIRLEVEAQIIQGLSSQIKNLTKSVYRTGVDIEDLVLGVLASSESCLTKRQKNLGVALVNIGSSTTSLVVFEEGDVLHTKILPIGSSHITNDIAIGLRTSIDLAEKIKLEYGSALPDDISKREEINLGELEGGDNNKVSKKQVAEIIEARLEEIFKMIDKELQKIDRSGLLPAGVVITGGGAKLPGLIKVAKKEFRLPSSVGSPQEFVSAIDKANDPAFSTAIGLVVWGLALREKGGFNFSIPNFSSVSNVTKKMKEWFKSLRP; this is encoded by the coding sequence ATGGCAAAAGAAGAAATAATAACTGGACTAGACATTGGTTCTTCCTATATAAGAGCTGTTGTTGGCCAGAAAAATCCCAATGATGAAAAATTACATATAATGGGCCTAGCTAGCCAGCCCTCAGAAGGAGTTTCTAAAGGAGTGGTTACTAGTATTGAAGAAACAGTGAGCTCAATTTCCCAGTGTTTAGAAAAAGTAGAAAGAATGACCGGTATACCGGCAGAAAATGCTTTTGTTGGTATTTCAGGTTCTCATATTAATTCTCAAGATAGTCATGGAGTAATCGCGGTAGCTAAGGCAGATGGTGAAATAAAAGAAGAAGACGTAGAAAGAGTGGTGGAAGCAGCTCAAGCCGTAGCCACGCCGCCTAATTTTGAAATATTACATGTTATTCCCCGAAGTTTTACGGTTGATAATCAAAAAGGTATTAAAGATCCGGTCGGTATGACTGGCATCAGACTGGAAGTAGAGGCTCAGATTATCCAGGGTCTTTCTTCCCAAATTAAAAATTTAACCAAGTCAGTTTATCGTACCGGGGTCGATATTGAAGATTTAGTTTTAGGGGTCTTAGCTTCCTCAGAAAGCTGTTTAACTAAACGCCAAAAAAATCTTGGGGTAGCTTTAGTCAATATTGGCAGTAGCACTACTTCATTGGTAGTTTTTGAAGAAGGTGATGTTTTACATACAAAAATCTTACCCATTGGTTCTTCTCATATTACTAATGATATTGCTATTGGTCTTAGAACTTCTATTGATTTAGCTGAAAAAATAAAACTAGAATATGGTAGTGCTTTACCCGATGATATCAGCAAGAGAGAAGAAATAAATTTGGGAGAATTAGAAGGAGGAGATAATAATAAGGTTTCTAAAAAACAAGTAGCTGAAATTATAGAGGCCAGACTAGAGGAAATATTTAAAATGATTGACAAAGAATTGCAGAAAATTGACCGTTCAGGTCTTTTGCCGGCCGGAGTGGTTATAACTGGTGGCGGCGCTAAATTACCCGGTTTAATTAAAGTGGCAAAAAAAGAATTTAGATTGCCTAGTTCAGTGGGTTCACCTCAAGAATTTGTTTCAGCTATAGATAAGGCCAATGATCCGGCTTTTAGCACAGCTATTGGTCTAGTGGTCTGGGGTCTGGCTTTGCGGGAAAAGGGCGGTTTTAATTTTTCCATACCTAATTTTTCTTCTGTTTCGAATGTGACTAAAAAAATGAAAGAATGGTTTAAATCTTTAAGGCCTTAA
- a CDS encoding diacylglycerol kinase family protein: MPIINLKTLIKSFKYALKGIRYTFRHEQNFRIQSFIALVVVILMFVFEISRAEAIILFLLILLVLVLELINTTLEKVVDILKPRIHHYVAVIKDLMAAMVFLASLGSLIIGVLIFWPYVFS; the protein is encoded by the coding sequence ATGCCCATTATAAACCTAAAAACATTAATTAAAAGCTTTAAATACGCGTTAAAAGGAATACGTTATACTTTTCGCCATGAACAAAATTTTCGTATTCAAAGCTTTATTGCTTTAGTGGTTGTGATATTGATGTTTGTTTTTGAAATAAGCCGGGCTGAAGCTATAATTCTTTTCTTGTTAATTCTGTTGGTTTTAGTTTTGGAGTTGATTAATACTACTTTAGAAAAAGTAGTAGATATTTTAAAACCGCGCATTCACCATTATGTGGCCGTAATTAAGGATCTTATGGCCGCTATGGTATTTTTAGCTTCCTTAGGCTCTTTAATTATTGGAGTTTTAATTTTCTGGCCTTATGTTTTTAGTTAG
- the ybeY gene encoding rRNA maturation RNase YbeY — MPVNFTALIETSYKKDFFEKVIEKSLKKLDKKIKKQISLVLVDKKKIKELNKTYRKKDKATSVLTFHFSEKKNKNTFFEIPLKNNVLGEIFICPRKAKEEADKIDEKLEDRLKKLTIHGLLHLLGYKHKNKKERKLMEGIEDELIKTVG, encoded by the coding sequence AAGATTTTTTTGAAAAAGTTATAGAGAAATCTCTTAAAAAACTTGATAAAAAAATAAAAAAACAGATCTCCCTAGTTTTAGTTGATAAGAAAAAAATTAAAGAACTTAATAAAACTTATCGTAAAAAGGATAAAGCTACCAGTGTTCTAACCTTTCATTTTTCTGAGAAAAAAAATAAAAATACTTTTTTTGAAATTCCTTTGAAAAATAATGTATTAGGAGAAATATTTATCTGTCCTAGGAAAGCTAAAGAAGAAGCTGATAAAATTGATGAAAAACTGGAAGACAGATTGAAAAAGTTAACCATTCACGGATTATTACATTTATTAGGCTATAAACACAAAAATAAAAAAGAAAGAAAGCTTATGGAGGGAATTGAAGATGAATTAATAAAAACCGTAGGCTAG